One region of Culex pipiens pallens isolate TS chromosome 2, TS_CPP_V2, whole genome shotgun sequence genomic DNA includes:
- the LOC120416416 gene encoding uncharacterized protein LOC120416416, with product MPSSAGKGTADEEYAANVKALKLAEATWISEKVKENPVCKLTPIFKITKTTRGKASSSTYTGVTPPQQQGQGQTQQSLDQRQGEELGSGDFSSLSLPSSPTNTATARRRPEQQRGTTRRKIELRTPMDFSETETISSGFSDKISSKTTQMDERPRNFLADGRTATRSTGSCSGRSLGFRRRRRIIGNQLPLLDGQNPVVGGSGGKAGTPKDPPVTPAGEETPSEFGNDTRSVISSAVFEQSFAMSECIT from the exons atgccaa GCTCCGCCGGCAAAGGCACCGCGGATGAGGAGTATGCTGCCAATGTGAAGGCGCTCAAACTGGCCGAGGCCACTTGGATTTCGGAGAAAGTCAAGGAGAATCCGGTGTGCAAGCTGACGCCGATcttcaaaatcacaaaaa CAACGAGAGGCAAGGCGTCCTCCTCCACCTACACCGGAGTGACCCCGCCGCAGCAGCAAGGCCAAGGTCAGACGCAGCAGTCGTTGGATCAACGGCAGGGTGAAGAGCTCGGCTCGGGCGATTTCAGCTCGCTCTCATTACCAAGTTCACCCACGAACACGGCAACCGCAAGAAGACGGCCAGAGCAGCAACGGGGCACGACGCGgcgaaagattgagctgcgaaCGCCGATGGACTTTTCCGAGACGGAAACGATCAGCTCCGGGTTCTCGGACAAGATCAGCAGCAAGACGACGCAGATGGACGAGCGGCCGAGGAACTTTTTGGCGGACGGGAGGACTGCAA CCCGTAGCACCGGGAGTTGTTCCGGGAGATCTTTGGGATTTAGAAGAAGGCGGCGGATAATAGGCAATCAGTTGCCACTGTTAGACGGTCAGAATCCGGTTGTGGGAGGGAGCGGGGGCAAGGCTGGAACTCCGAAGGATCCTCCGGTAACGCCAGCTGGGGAGGAAACACCGAGCGAATTTGGGAACGACACGCGGAGCGTCATCTCGTCGGCGGTGTTCGAGCAGTCGTTTGCCATGTCCGAGTGCATCACCTAG